In Hyphomicrobium denitrificans 1NES1, the genomic stretch ATCAAGAATCTGCCGGCCGTGATGCTGGGCTGGACGACGGCGTTCGCGGCTCTGATCGCCGCGATATTCTTTTTGAAAATCGGCCCGGACATTTCCCGTGTCTGGCTCGCTACCTGGTTTGCTTCCGGTGCGGCTCTCGTGATGACCGGCAGGCTTGTTGCGGGATGGTACATCCGCAAAGCCGCAAGTTCGGGCCGTCTCTATCAGCGCGTCGCGATTTACGGCGCCGGTCCGCTCACCGAAAACCTTCTCAAAGAGCTCGAAGCCGACACCAATTCGATCGTGCGTATTGCCGGCATCTTCGACGACCGCAACGACGCGCGTGCTCCCCGTCAGATCGCGGGCTACCCCCGCATCGGCGGACTTAACGACCTCATCGCCATGAGCCGCACGAAGCAGCTCGATCTCGTCGTCGTGTCGTTGCCGCTCGCAGCCGAGAATCGCCTCTCGAGCGTTGCCGGCCGCCTGTCGGTTCTGCCTGCGGATGTGAAGATGCCTGCGCGCGCAACCGATCTGCGTTTTTCGCCACGGACGTACTCGCACGTTGGATCCGTTGCCATGATCGATCTTTTCGACAAGCCCATCGCCGATTGGGACTACGTCTCAAAATGGCTGTTCGATAAAATCATCGGCTCACTCGCACTGATCGCGCTTGCGCCGCTGATGCTGCTCGTTGCACTGGCAGTGAAGCTCGATAGCCGCGGCCCGGTATTTTTTCGCCAGAAGCGCTACGGCTTCAACAACGAGCTGATCGAGGTCTTCAAGTTCCGCTCGATGTACGTTGATAGGTGCGACGCGACGGCATCGAAGCTCGTGACGAAGAACGATCCGCGCGTCACCCGCGTCGGCCAGTTCATTCGCAAGACGAGCCTCGATGAGCTGCCGCAGTTGATCAATGTCGTGAAAGGCAACCTGTCGCTCGTAGGTCCGCGACCGCACGCGGTGCAGGCAAAGGCCGCCGGCCATCTCTACGATGAGGTCGTGGACGGATATTTCGCACGCCACAAGGTCAAGCCTGGAATCACAGGGTGGGCGCAGATCAACGGTTGGCGCGGAGAGACCGATACGGAAGAGCAGATCACGAAGCGCATCGAACATGATCTCTATTACATCGAAAACTGGAGCGTGTTTCTCGATCTCTACATCCTGCTCAAGACGCCGTTCGCCCTGCTCAATACGGAGCGCGCATACTGAGGTTTCGCGCTCTCCAATCCCCGTCGTTTGTCTCAGACATAGAAAAGACCTCGGAAATGTCTTCGCCGGCCACAGCTTCGGCATCGACCCTTGCCCGTTTCGACTTGAGAAGCGGCATTCGCAAAAGCGCAGCACATCGGATCGCGTTGGTGCTCGTGTGGCTGACGATCGCAGCGAGCTCGATCGTTTTCACCGAACCTGCCCCAGTCGATGCGCTTACGATCGGATTAATGATCCTGCTTCCCGTCGTCGGCTTGGTCGAAGCCAAGCCGATGCTCTGGGCGGGCTTCGCCGTCGTCCTGACGATGACCGCATGCGGCGAGATCAGCGCGGCGTTGGCGCGTGAGACCGGCATAGCCGTGTCGCACATGACGGTTTCGCTCTACCTCGTTGCGGCATGGTTCCTGTTCGCGGCCTTCATCGCCAAGGAACCCGAAAGACATACGCGGCTCGTTCTTAACGCGTATCTTCTGACCGGAATTCTCGCGGCGATCTGCGGCATCGCCGGGTATCTCGATCTCTTTCCCGGCGCTTTCGATCTATTCACCCGCTACGGGCGTGCCTCGGGGCCGTTCAAGGACCCAAACGTTTTCGGACCGTTTCTGGTCGCGCCTCTGCTCACAGCCTTGCATCTGTGGCTCATTCGGCCGCCGCGACGCGGCCTGTTGCCGTTGCTGGCCGCAGCCATACTCGCCGTCGGCATCCTGTTCAGCTTCTCGCGCGGCGCCTGGGCTGCAGCGGCGATCGGCTTTGCGATCTATGGATACGTCTACGCAATCACTGCGGACACCAACCGCCAGCGCGCCAAGCTGGTTGCGCTCGTGCTGTTCGGCATCGCCGCCTTGGGGCTGATCCTGACTGCAGCGTTACAATCAGAAGCGATTTCCGATCTCCTCGAACAGCGCGCCGCACTCACTCAATCCTACGACGAAGGCCCGGATGGCCGCTTCGGCGGGCAGATGAAGGCCGTCGGACTGATCCTCGAAAATCCACTCGGAATCGGATCGGCGATTTTCACCCGCTTCTATCATCATGAGGAAGTTCACAACGTCTACCTCAGCATGTTTTTGAATGCTGGCTGGATCGGTGGACTGCTCTACCTGATGACATGCACCGGAACTCTGGTTTTCGGATTCAGGCACGTTTTCAAGAAATCGGCGACGTCGCCGCTGTTTCTGATCGCATTCGCAGCGCTCGCCGGAAACATCTGCGAAGGCGTGCTGATCGACAGCGACCACTGGCGCCACTTCTACCTGCTGCTCGCGCTCGTCTGGGGCATGATGGCGGCCAGCCCACGCCAAGCGAGGCCGGCACGGATACTAGGCGATCGCCGCCCGATCCTGCTGCAAAGGCCCCTGCTCATCCCGCCGTCGCGCCGCCTTGCGCGCATTGTTGCGCCGATGCGAAGATCGATCGGGCTCGAACCCGTTAGCAAATCGACGGGAAAAATTCCCGGATGGCGCCGGGATCGCGGCCGGATTATTGCACCAGCATGAATGCTGATCCGGCAAGACATCCCAGGCACTGACCGACAGAAGATTCGAGGCGCCGCACGCTCCTAGCGTACGGATGCATGAGGTGGCGGCTGATCTTCGCCGCCGTCCGCTTTCTCAGGGTACGGCAATCCGGTCAGCGGATGAACGATGAGAGAGGGTCGAGCCCGGCCATGCCGCAGAACTGTTGCGTGATGATCGACAAGTTCCGCGAACCGGATGCGCAGCAGGTTCGACACGTAGGATCGGAAATGCGGCGTCATAGGTTGAAACGCTCCTCGCTCTCGATGACACCGATGCACATTTTTTGCCATTTCCAAGAACAACCGGCCGCGAGCCTTGACGCACCTCCAACGCTGCGCCAAAAAGTTACAATATTACACTATGTGGCGGAGCGCTGACCTGATGCCCTTGAGACGCCGCCTTCTTGTTCTCGTTGCACTCGTCCTGGGAGCTTGCCTTCTCGTCGGCGGAGCGCTGACGTATTGGGCCGGTCTGCGCAAGATCGAGCTCGAAATGTCGTCTGCAATTGCGGTCGGCAACAGCACGGTCACCGACGCGTTGGCATCAATCGAGACGAGCGGCGATCCCGCGACACAGCTCCGTCGCATCGTCGGAGCTTTCGATGGCGACCGCCACATCGTCGCCCGTCTCATCGGAACTGATGGCACGGTGAAGGACGTGTCGCGTCTGCCGCTGCCCGTCGATCCACCACCCGCCTGGCTCTACCGGCTGCTCGAGGGAAAAATCCACACCCAAAGCTTCGAACTGCCGCCAAGCTTCCAGCATCTCGGCAGTATCACGCTCGAAGCCGATCCCCACAACGAGGTCGGCGAGGTGTGGGAAGATTTGAAGCTCAAATTTCTTATTATTGCGAGCTTCTGCGGCGTCGTGCTGGCGTTGATTTACGCGAGTCTCGGGCGCGCACTTAAACCGCTCGAAGACCTGTCGGCAGCTTTGAATCGTGTCGGTGAGGGCGATTACTCCGCACACGTTGCCGAGGAAGGTCCTGAAGATCTTAATCTGATCTATCGCGCGTTCAATCGCATGGCGGGCCAACTGCGGACTGCGGAGGAGCAGAACCAGCGCCTCAACGAGCAGCTTTCGACCGTCCAGGAGGAAGAGCGCTCCGAGATTGCGCGCGACCTTCACGACGAGATCGGACCCTTCCTTTTTGCCGTCGACGTCGATGCACAGTCGATTCCGCTTCTTCTGTCTCGCAACGCCACCGGCGACGTTGCAAGTCGGGCCAGTGCGATCCGTCAATCGGTCCAGCACATGCAGCTGCATCTGCGCGGCATTCTCAGCCGGCTTCGCCCGGCGATGCTGATCGACCAGGGTCTGACGCATGCCATCGAGCATCTCGTGGCGTTCTGGCGCACACGCCGTCCTGCCATTGCCTTCCGCACGGATATCGACGACGCGCGCTTTCCGGCGCACATCGAAGAAGCGGCGTTCCGCATCCTCCAGGAAGGTACGAGCAATGCCGTTCGCCATGGCAAACCGTCGAAGATCGGCCTGACGGCGAAGCGAATACCGGGGGACGCGCTGCGCATCGTCGTGTCCGACGACGGCACGGGCATCGCCGCGACCGCCAAGCGCGGTTTCGGTCTCGTGGGAATGCGCGAACGCGTGGAGGCTCTCGACGGCACGCTAGAGGTCACAGCCTCGAAGGAAGAAAAGGGCGTCATGCTGATCGCCGAAATCCCGCTTCCCCCCGAGCGTCGCGAAACAGAAGAAAACACGAAAACTACGAGTGCAGCATGAAAATACTCATTGTCGACGATCACGGCGTCGTGCGCGAAGGCCTGCAAAGGCTTTTCGTAGCGCACTTCGATGCACAGGTTTTTGAAGCTGCGAATATCGAAGAAGGGCTTGCCATCTATTCGCGCGAACGTCCCGATGTTGTCGTCCTCGACTTGAACCTCGAAGGAGCGGGCGGGCTCGAGCTACTGCGGCGCGTGCAATCGGTTGACGGTGCGGCGCGCGTCATCGTCTTCAGCATGCACCATGAGCCGATCTATGCGGTTCGCGCGCTCCGTGGCGGCGCCCGTGGCTACGTCAGCAAGGGCGCCCCCGTCGAAGAGCTTATCGCCGCGATAAGGAAGGTCCGTGACGGCGAACAGTACATCGATCGCGACCTCGCATCTCGGATTGCCGTCAGCCAGATATCGACCGACGATCCGCTGCAGTCGCTGTCGATCCGAGATGTCGAAATTCTGCGGATGCTCGGTCAGGGCAAGAGCATGACGGCAATCTCGGAAAATCTCGGCATTGCCTACAAGACGGTTGCGAACATCTGCACCCAGATGAAAGTGAAGCTCGGCGTCGATCGCACCGCCGACCTCATCCGCCTCGCCATCGAAACGCTAAAAACCTAACGTTCAAAAAGAAACGAACCGGCGCCCACTTCCCCTTTTTTTAGGCTGAAACAGGAGGGGGCGCCGGAAAAAATTCAAAGTTAAAGATTACTTTTTGTCGTCGTCATTGTCCGCTTTGGTGCCTGCCATCGTCTTGATGTTATCGAGGCCGGCTTTGAAGATGCCGTCAATAACGTCGTGCGCTTCCTTGTTCGTCTTGCCGTTGGCATCGAACGTCGCCGACCATGCGAAGTTGATCTCGTCTTCGTCGTCATCGTCCGGCGTCAGCGCGAACTGCGCCTGATAATTCTTGACCGGCAAAGGGCTTTCCAGAATTTCGTAGCGATAGAAGTTCGGTTTCTCATCAAGAAGCTTCTCCTTGATCTTGCCGCCATCCCTTAACGTCAACACACGCACCTTTGCGCCGCCCTCCGTGCTTTCCTCGCAGTTGGCGACAGCCGGATGCCAATCTTTTAACGCGCACCACCCGCCAAACTGCGTCCAGAGTCGCGCCCGCTCTTCATCCATTTTCTTGGGATCAACCTTGAACTCAAGCTTCTTGCCGACGGCGATGGCCGCTGCGTTGGCGGCTGGACCAGCCGCGAACACCCCTGCAAGCGCCACAACGCCGGCAACCGCGATGCCCTGAACAAACCTCATCGTTCCACTCCCATTTTTTCTTGTCTCGCCCGCTCGCTCTTACTGGAAATGCGCCGGACTGCAGCGTTACCCTATTACAATGGAATCTTGGGGCAAGCATCAGGGGACGGCGGTTTTCGGGAGCTAATTCCCACCAGAACGAAAACACTCCGCAAAAAGCCACCGAATGCGTGCTCCTTGCGTTATAGAGACATGACGCGAGCTGGCGTGCACAACCACCAGCAGGAAAGCTTTTCCAGCCTTCGATATGGAACGCGAGCGTGTACCGGCGAATCTCGCCGAGTTGAACGATATAATCGTTGCCGCCAAGCCGATGGTTCATGGCGGCCACAAAGCCGTGCTCGGCGAAGGTCCGATCGGCGCTCCACTCGCATTCGTCGGTGAGCAGCCCGGCGATCAGGAAGACCGACAAGGCCGCCCATTCGTTGGACCAGCCGGCCGGCTTCTCGATCAGGCATTAGAAGCCGCAGGTGTTGAACGGACGAGCACCTATGTCACCAATGCCGTCAAACACTTCAAATACGAGCAGCGTGGCAAGCGCCGCATCCATCAGAAACCCACGGTCGGCGAAGTGAAACACTATCGCTGGTGGCTCATTAAAGAGCTTGAATTCGTCCACCCGCATCTTGTGGTCGCCCTCGGCGCGACAGCCGCCTTGGCATTAACCGGCACAACAGTGACTATCGGGCGCGCCCGTGGACCCGCACAGTTCGGACCCTTCCGCGGCTACATTACGGTGCACCCCTCATCCCTGCTGAGGCAGACCGACGAGCACTCGCGTGCGGTCGCTTATGCGGCCTTCGTTCGAGATTTACGTAACGCGGCAGAGCTTGCCGCACCTTTTTGATGGGGCACCTGGAACTCGTGGGCGCAATAATCGGAGCCGCCCCGATCCCCTGCGAAACCGGGGCGCTCCTTCTTTCGCCACAGCATTGGGGGCAGTCGCACTGAGGGGAGGTGCGTGCTGTGGTCGATGCGATACCGCGAAAAAGCGCGAGGGTTTCAGGGTGCGTCAAAAAAAAGCTGCCGAGCAGCTACGGCTGGTAGGACGCCGAGGGCGCCGGGAACCTGCCGTGACCAAATCGGTTTATCCGTAGAGGCCGAATGCATACTGTTGCCGTGAGATTTTGGAAAGGGACGATGAAACGCTGTACAGCACCGCTGTTGGTTTCTTTCATTTTTTGCATCGGTGTGTCAGCGGACGCCTACGCTGCCGACGTCACGGTCGACATGAACAAAATCACCGCCGACGGGATTGGCGACAAGCTCGGCACAACTGTCATCTCCGAAAAATCGGGCGGCGGACTCGAATTCAAGGTCGACATGATCGGCATCTCGCCGGGCGAGCACGGATTTCATTTGCACACGAACGGCGGCTGCGCACCACAAACGAAGGACGGCAAATCGCAGGCTGGTCTCGCTGCAGGCTCCCACTACGACCCGGCTTCGACCAAAAGCCACAAAGGTCCGATGGGCCACGGCCACAAGGGCGATCTCCCGTTTCTGACCGCGACCGACAAAGGCATCAATGTCGTCGCATCTGCGCCGCACCTCTCGATGACCGATGTACGTGGCCGTGCGCTCGTCGTCCACGCAGGCGGTGACAATTACACCGACCATCCCGAAAACGGCGGCGGCATGGGTCGCATTGCCTGCGGAGTCGTTCCGAAAGGCTAGGTATCAATGCGAAATTTCTTCTCTTTGACGTTTGCTCCCGCTCTTATCGGCGCCGCTTTGTTGACAGTGCCGTCAGAATGCTTGGCACAGGCTCCGGCGCCGAATGCACCGGAAGCGCCGTCTGCAACGCCGGATCAAAAACCACCGGCCAACGGTGGGCCGCTCAGCAAAAAGCTGGACAAGAACGAGGGCGTGCTGACGCCGCCAGGGGGCGTCGATCCCAAGATCCACAAAGAGCCGCCGGCCGACACCGGGGATCGAATGCCCATGATCGTACCGCCCGGCGAGCCCGGCGGAAATCAGAATATCCAGCCGAAGTAGGTTGCTCGGCGAGTGCCTTCAAATGGAAGGAAACACACGCTATTTGGCCTCTGTCGTGATCGTCGAGGTTTCGATCATGGATGGCGATTGCGATCCCGGATCGGCTGCCATCTCCACACTCTTCGGAGCCTGCTCGCGCACGCGCTGCAGGAAGCTATCCAAATTTGGCCCCCAGATGTCCCATCCTTGCCGATCGTCGGCAATCGTATGCCCCTCGGTCCCGTAGGGGGGGAGAATGTGCTCTTCGACGCTGCCGCCGGCATTGCTCCACGCTTGCGCGAGATTTTCCGCGAGCTTCGGCCCGAAGTAACTGTCGTTCTTGGCATAGAACCAGATCGTCGGCTCGTGCGCATGACTCGCATATCTACGTGCCGCAGAGAGCAAGGCGTCCGTTCCGCATATCGCGTTCGGCTGCCCATAGGCATGGCCGCCGCGGCCGCCCGAGAAGTTCACGATCGCCTGGACCTGAGGCAGGTTGCGCGCCGCAAGCGCGAGCGATGCCCACCCGCCCGTCGATACGCCGACGACAATAGCGCCGTCGCGCGCGACGAACGGCTGCTGCGTCATGTAATTGACGGCAGCTTCGATATCGTCGGCAGCAACATTCCCGGATGCATAGTGATCGGGATGCGCGCAGTTCCCGATCGCCTCCGCCAGCGGTCCGCCCGTCGCACCGTGTCCGCGCCGTTGCGGCAATACGACGACGTAACCGCGTTCGACGAACCAACGCGACATCCAATAATAGACCGGCATCGAGACCGCGAGCCGCGTTGCTTCATTCGTTCCATGATTGATGACGACGAGCGGCCGTCTTTTATCCTCGCCCGATGGATCGGCGTCGGGACGAAAGACCGTCGCGCGCATCGGAATTTTTGCGTCCCCACTCGGCAGAATCCAGAGCTGCTCGCGCATGCGCGCGCCCTCGGGTCCGAATGCGCCGAACATGCGCTCCGACGCGATCGAATTCGCCGGAATGAGTGTGAGGGCAAACGTCAGAAGCCCAGTCAACAGTATGGCCAGACCCGTTACCGGGCCCGGAGCAAACCCCCGCGCGCGATTCATCAACCAGCGATCCCCGTGTCCTGCGCCTTGCGCCTTGCGCCTTGCGCCTTGCGCCGCAGCATTGGAGCTTGCAACCATACCGACGTCAAGCGGCAATTCGGCAACCGCGTCTCACGCGATTAACGTTGCCGGAATTTCATCGTCGGAAACACCGATTTTCTGTTCGCGTTCAAGGATTGCAACATCGCTCAAGTCCAAGCTTTTTCGGACAAAAAACCTGCCATCCCGACACGAGTTTCTTCTCCGCAACACTGCAGAATGTGCAGGCGCGCCACTGGTGCGCCACGCACCTTGTAAAGATGAAAACTTCTGACGCTGCCACCAAGTCGTCAGAT encodes the following:
- a CDS encoding undecaprenyl-phosphate glucose phosphotransferase, translated to MSLTLQFKNSPADHIANVGVVARPLAFMRGKLADRADHQRTLSPVIVSGSVRFTEFLIVTLLGLTIAHFYVAESSVLGNPAYLFATAVVGTTTVVVFGLLDLYSLRALSAHIKNLPAVMLGWTTAFAALIAAIFFLKIGPDISRVWLATWFASGAALVMTGRLVAGWYIRKAASSGRLYQRVAIYGAGPLTENLLKELEADTNSIVRIAGIFDDRNDARAPRQIAGYPRIGGLNDLIAMSRTKQLDLVVVSLPLAAENRLSSVAGRLSVLPADVKMPARATDLRFSPRTYSHVGSVAMIDLFDKPIADWDYVSKWLFDKIIGSLALIALAPLMLLVALAVKLDSRGPVFFRQKRYGFNNELIEVFKFRSMYVDRCDATASKLVTKNDPRVTRVGQFIRKTSLDELPQLINVVKGNLSLVGPRPHAVQAKAAGHLYDEVVDGYFARHKVKPGITGWAQINGWRGETDTEEQITKRIEHDLYYIENWSVFLDLYILLKTPFALLNTERAY
- a CDS encoding O-antigen ligase family protein; protein product: MSSPATASASTLARFDLRSGIRKSAAHRIALVLVWLTIAASSIVFTEPAPVDALTIGLMILLPVVGLVEAKPMLWAGFAVVLTMTACGEISAALARETGIAVSHMTVSLYLVAAWFLFAAFIAKEPERHTRLVLNAYLLTGILAAICGIAGYLDLFPGAFDLFTRYGRASGPFKDPNVFGPFLVAPLLTALHLWLIRPPRRGLLPLLAAAILAVGILFSFSRGAWAAAAIGFAIYGYVYAITADTNRQRAKLVALVLFGIAALGLILTAALQSEAISDLLEQRAALTQSYDEGPDGRFGGQMKAVGLILENPLGIGSAIFTRFYHHEEVHNVYLSMFLNAGWIGGLLYLMTCTGTLVFGFRHVFKKSATSPLFLIAFAALAGNICEGVLIDSDHWRHFYLLLALVWGMMAASPRQARPARILGDRRPILLQRPLLIPPSRRLARIVAPMRRSIGLEPVSKSTGKIPGWRRDRGRIIAPA
- a CDS encoding histidine kinase, which encodes MPLRRRLLVLVALVLGACLLVGGALTYWAGLRKIELEMSSAIAVGNSTVTDALASIETSGDPATQLRRIVGAFDGDRHIVARLIGTDGTVKDVSRLPLPVDPPPAWLYRLLEGKIHTQSFELPPSFQHLGSITLEADPHNEVGEVWEDLKLKFLIIASFCGVVLALIYASLGRALKPLEDLSAALNRVGEGDYSAHVAEEGPEDLNLIYRAFNRMAGQLRTAEEQNQRLNEQLSTVQEEERSEIARDLHDEIGPFLFAVDVDAQSIPLLLSRNATGDVASRASAIRQSVQHMQLHLRGILSRLRPAMLIDQGLTHAIEHLVAFWRTRRPAIAFRTDIDDARFPAHIEEAAFRILQEGTSNAVRHGKPSKIGLTAKRIPGDALRIVVSDDGTGIAATAKRGFGLVGMRERVEALDGTLEVTASKEEKGVMLIAEIPLPPERRETEENTKTTSAA
- a CDS encoding response regulator — protein: MKILIVDDHGVVREGLQRLFVAHFDAQVFEAANIEEGLAIYSRERPDVVVLDLNLEGAGGLELLRRVQSVDGAARVIVFSMHHEPIYAVRALRGGARGYVSKGAPVEELIAAIRKVRDGEQYIDRDLASRIAVSQISTDDPLQSLSIRDVEILRMLGQGKSMTAISENLGIAYKTVANICTQMKVKLGVDRTADLIRLAIETLKT
- a CDS encoding SRPBCC family protein, producing MRFVQGIAVAGVVALAGVFAAGPAANAAAIAVGKKLEFKVDPKKMDEERARLWTQFGGWCALKDWHPAVANCEESTEGGAKVRVLTLRDGGKIKEKLLDEKPNFYRYEILESPLPVKNYQAQFALTPDDDDEDEINFAWSATFDANGKTNKEAHDVIDGIFKAGLDNIKTMAGTKADNDDDKK
- a CDS encoding superoxide dismutase family protein — protein: MKRCTAPLLVSFIFCIGVSADAYAADVTVDMNKITADGIGDKLGTTVISEKSGGGLEFKVDMIGISPGEHGFHLHTNGGCAPQTKDGKSQAGLAAGSHYDPASTKSHKGPMGHGHKGDLPFLTATDKGINVVASAPHLSMTDVRGRALVVHAGGDNYTDHPENGGGMGRIACGVVPKG
- a CDS encoding dienelactone hydrolase family protein; its protein translation is MNRARGFAPGPVTGLAILLTGLLTFALTLIPANSIASERMFGAFGPEGARMREQLWILPSGDAKIPMRATVFRPDADPSGEDKRRPLVVINHGTNEATRLAVSMPVYYWMSRWFVERGYVVVLPQRRGHGATGGPLAEAIGNCAHPDHYASGNVAADDIEAAVNYMTQQPFVARDGAIVVGVSTGGWASLALAARNLPQVQAIVNFSGGRGGHAYGQPNAICGTDALLSAARRYASHAHEPTIWFYAKNDSYFGPKLAENLAQAWSNAGGSVEEHILPPYGTEGHTIADDRQGWDIWGPNLDSFLQRVREQAPKSVEMAADPGSQSPSMIETSTITTEAK